Genomic segment of Desulfovibrio sp. Huiquan2017:
AGCGTTTTATCAGGTGGCGGTTGCTGATTTTCGGAATTATCTTGAGATTGTATTGCGACAAAAAATGCTCCTAAATAACTGTCGTTGCAACTCGGGGAGACGGTTTCGTGTGGAGGCGGGCCGCTTTAGTCCCGACGAACCGGGCCGGACGTATTTGTGCTTCCGTAAAACGACCGAGCGGATAATACCCGTTTCTCCATCCGCCGTCACCTGTGTGTGGGCTGATGATTTTCCCGTGGGTACGGCCTGGCTGTGGGGTTGTCAAATCAAACGGCATATTTTCCGCGTACCCTATACGGAGCGGCCGATGGTCTCGGACGGTGCGCGACGCCAAGGCGGCGCTTCTAGCCGTTAAGGCGTTGGTGGGCACTTCCTCCAAAACACCCAACGTTGCAGCAAATAGCTGACGGGGGCGACGATTGCGGCAGTGAGCAGCGGGGCGGCAATGGACGTTATTTCCAGATGATCGCAGAGGGTCCCAATGCCGTAGCTGATGGCCGCACCTATGCTCGAGACGAAGAGAAAGTGCGCGTATTGCCGCAGGGAATGGGTTCGGA
This window contains:
- a CDS encoding GtrA family protein yields the protein MRSLTKDKQQFLRFLVAGLANTAVHIVVFSLLVRFLPIALSNVLAFLAANIFSFFVASYFVFKVRTHSLRQYAHFLFVSSIGAAISYGIGTLCDHLEITSIAAPLLTAAIVAPVSYLLQRWVFWRKCPPTP